One genomic window of Methanosarcina acetivorans C2A includes the following:
- a CDS encoding Zn-ribbon domain-containing protein — protein MPHRCTRCGTIFEDGDSVILSGCPNCGWNKFLYVKKEPEGLENQGRPALEEQKLDLEASLDEVVRNIDEALASGEEDREQQSENESKTDEERVESVRILGPGSYELNLDSLLERKELVMAIREEGSYALHLPSVFNQQKERQKEKSKPKKQK, from the coding sequence ATGCCCCATAGATGTACCAGATGCGGAACTATTTTTGAAGACGGGGATTCTGTAATCCTCAGCGGCTGCCCTAACTGCGGCTGGAATAAGTTCCTTTATGTGAAAAAAGAGCCAGAAGGTCTGGAAAACCAGGGACGGCCCGCTCTGGAAGAACAAAAACTGGATCTAGAAGCCTCTCTGGATGAGGTTGTCAGGAATATTGACGAGGCCCTAGCATCAGGAGAAGAAGACAGGGAGCAGCAATCAGAAAATGAAAGCAAAACTGATGAAGAGAGAGTGGAATCTGTAAGGATTCTTGGTCCCGGCTCTTACGAACTTAATCTGGATTCCCTTTTAGAGCGAAAAGAACTTGTTATGGCAATCAGGGAGGAGGGTTCATATGCCCTTCATTTGCCATCTGTTTTTAACCAGCAGAAGGAAAGGCAAAAAGAAAAATCAAAGCCAAAAAAGCAGAAATAA
- a CDS encoding phosphoribosyltransferase, whose amino-acid sequence MLTNWDYIYNLCRNISRDIKSSEYEPDVIIALARGGWFAGRVLCDFLGLDDLSSLKIEHYTGTAAIDTGEPYIRYPLPADVIKGKKVLIVDDIVDTGESMISAKAYVEARNPREVRTASLQYLGSSKIDPDYVGERLEDWAWIVYPWNFMEDMISILAKNMRKDPEKLWSLEDLKHSLYINHALDPVVFEITQPGRLPEVLEEMDRTHRTSSQVIDGKKYWKLL is encoded by the coding sequence GTGCTTACGAACTGGGACTACATTTACAACCTGTGCCGAAACATTTCAAGAGATATCAAAAGCTCGGAGTATGAACCGGATGTTATTATCGCACTTGCCAGAGGAGGCTGGTTTGCGGGGCGTGTGCTGTGTGATTTCCTGGGACTTGATGACCTGTCAAGCCTTAAAATAGAGCATTACACAGGAACTGCAGCTATCGACACCGGTGAGCCTTATATTCGATACCCTCTTCCGGCCGATGTGATTAAGGGCAAAAAAGTGCTGATCGTAGATGATATTGTGGATACAGGGGAAAGTATGATCAGCGCTAAAGCTTACGTAGAAGCCAGGAATCCCAGAGAGGTCCGAACCGCTTCTTTACAATATCTGGGGAGCTCGAAAATTGACCCCGATTATGTGGGAGAGCGGCTTGAAGACTGGGCATGGATCGTCTATCCATGGAATTTTATGGAAGATATGATAAGTATTCTGGCAAAAAACATGAGAAAAGACCCAGAAAAACTCTGGAGCCTTGAAGATCTCAAACACAGTCTTTACATAAACCATGCCCTCGACCCGGTAGTTTTTGAAATTACCCAGCCCGGCAGGCTCCCGGAAGTTCTGGAAGAGATGGATCGAACCCATAGAACCAGTTCTCAGGTTATTGACGGGAAGAAGTACTGGAAACTTCTATAA
- a CDS encoding helix-turn-helix transcriptional regulator codes for MDKMLTDLLFMSQKRKDLLLLLRNGGKTIEEIIDTLNVTSTGMLPQIKKLKDDSLVLQDEKEYRLTPLAEILVEKMQPLLDILEVIEENKDFWQERDLSGLPPAFLERLNELKPYSLVKPDNDKLFETHSVFLENVEKSKDILSLASIFHPVFSETFLRTDDKDSEITLIVTKRIYERLRTDFEKKLELYLKQEKKRLFVCDNEVKIAMMTKTEHFMMADFLTWKGAYDRESIISFEPAPIKWAEDLILYYKGQAQEIKR; via the coding sequence ATGGATAAAATGCTGACAGACCTGCTCTTTATGTCCCAGAAAAGAAAGGACCTTTTGCTTCTTCTAAGAAACGGAGGGAAAACAATAGAGGAAATTATAGATACTCTTAATGTTACCTCGACGGGAATGCTCCCTCAAATAAAAAAATTAAAGGATGATTCACTGGTTTTGCAGGATGAAAAGGAATACAGGCTTACCCCTCTGGCAGAAATTCTGGTTGAAAAAATGCAGCCTCTTCTTGATATTCTTGAGGTTATCGAGGAAAATAAGGATTTCTGGCAGGAGCGAGACCTGAGTGGTTTGCCTCCAGCATTTCTCGAAAGGCTTAACGAATTAAAACCTTATTCTCTTGTAAAACCCGACAACGACAAACTTTTTGAGACTCATTCAGTATTTCTGGAAAACGTGGAAAAATCAAAAGACATCCTTTCTCTGGCTTCGATATTCCACCCGGTATTTTCGGAGACATTTCTGAGAACTGATGACAAAGATTCCGAAATTACCCTTATAGTAACAAAAAGAATTTATGAAAGGCTGAGAACCGACTTTGAAAAAAAACTGGAACTTTACCTGAAACAGGAGAAAAAGCGGCTTTTTGTCTGCGACAACGAAGTAAAAATAGCTATGATGACAAAAACCGAACATTTCATGATGGCAGATTTCCTTACATGGAAAGGAGCCTATGACCGGGAGAGTATCATAAGCTTTGAACCTGCTCCTATAAAGTGGGCTGAAGACCTCATTCTCTATTATAAAGGTCAGGCTCAGGAGATTAAGAGGTAA
- a CDS encoding formyltransferase family protein, with protein sequence MINFCFQFCFNNIRNLEPDLIVVFSMSHLLKENVFNVPSYGTVNIHYSYLPEYGGPNPLFWQYYDYILDPGVTLHYVDKGEDTGNVIYQRRYRERHLSEKIQGTSSIRNVSF encoded by the coding sequence TTGATTAACTTTTGCTTTCAATTTTGTTTTAATAATATTAGGAATTTGGAACCCGATCTTATCGTTGTGTTTTCGATGTCTCACCTATTGAAGGAGAATGTCTTCAATGTTCCTTCATACGGTACTGTTAATATTCATTATTCGTACCTTCCGGAGTACGGGGGACCAAATCCGCTGTTCTGGCAGTATTATGATTATATACTTGATCCAGGGGTTACCCTGCACTACGTAGACAAAGGAGAAGATACAGGGAACGTCATCTATCAGAGAAGATACAGGGAACGTCATCTATCAGAGAAGATACAGGGAACGTCATCTATCAGGAACGTGTCTTTTTAA
- a CDS encoding protease inhibitor I42 family protein yields the protein MKGRINSNSLKAVKLVAILFMIFAVALSGCVDNGQNNTDNQTIGSANESQNTGNEEYIYGVANVENIDILTLESFPVQIHVIAEGHLPDGCTEIDEIKTETDGNTFNINITTKRPKEAICTQAIESFTETIPLEVQGLSAGNYTVNVNGVNGSFELAVDNTLDETPEAMPPEQQVITEAGNGTTISLEKGETFYLRLEENPTTGYSWELNLSQGLSLVSDDYYPPEAEESEQPLLGAGGVHLWEIKADSEGKQQATAIYKRSWENETGTEDKFILNVEVA from the coding sequence ATGAAAGGAAGAATAAATAGCAATTCTTTAAAAGCTGTGAAACTGGTAGCAATCCTGTTCATGATCTTTGCAGTTGCTCTTTCCGGCTGTGTTGACAATGGACAGAATAATACGGATAACCAGACAATAGGTTCGGCAAACGAGAGCCAGAATACCGGCAATGAAGAATACATATATGGTGTGGCAAATGTTGAAAATATCGATATTCTGACTCTGGAATCTTTCCCCGTGCAGATACACGTGATAGCAGAAGGCCACCTGCCTGATGGATGCACTGAGATTGATGAAATAAAGACTGAAACGGATGGAAATACTTTCAATATCAATATTACGACGAAACGCCCAAAAGAAGCAATCTGTACCCAGGCTATAGAGAGTTTTACGGAAACGATCCCTCTTGAAGTCCAGGGCCTCAGTGCAGGAAACTATACTGTAAACGTTAACGGAGTAAACGGGTCATTCGAACTTGCAGTTGATAACACTCTAGATGAAACTCCCGAAGCTATGCCACCGGAACAGCAGGTAATAACCGAAGCTGGCAATGGAACAACTATAAGCCTCGAAAAAGGAGAGACTTTTTACCTGAGACTTGAGGAAAACCCAACAACGGGATACTCCTGGGAGCTCAACCTGAGCCAGGGGCTCAGTCTGGTTTCGGACGATTACTATCCCCCCGAGGCTGAAGAAAGTGAACAGCCCCTTCTTGGTGCCGGAGGAGTTCACCTCTGGGAAATAAAAGCCGACTCCGAGGGAAAACAGCAGGCAACGGCAATATATAAAAGATCCTGGGAAAATGAAACTGGCACGGAAGACAAATTTATACTTAATGTTGAAGTGGCCTGA
- a CDS encoding signal recognition particle protein Srp54 — MVMEKLGDSLQGALKKLIGAGRIDERTVNEVVKDIQRALLQADVNVKLVMGMSQRIKERAMKEEPPAGMNPREHVIRIVYQELMEIIGKGAEIQLKPQTIMMVGLQGSGKTTSAAKLARYFQRKGLKAGVVAADTFRPGAYHQLKTLAEKLNVGFYGEEGNPDAVEITKNGLKALEKYDIRIVDTAGRHALEADLIEEMERIHAVAKPDHKFMVLDAGIGQQASQQAHAFNDSVGITGVIITKLDGTAKGGGALSAVSETKAPIAFIGVGETPEDFEKFEADRFISRLLGMGDLKSLMEKAEESLSEEDVNVEALMQGRFTLKDMYKQLEAMNKMGPLKQIMSMLPMGMGGMKFSDEMFQATSDKMKNYKVIMDSMTEEEMTDPRVIGGSRIKRISKGSGCSSEDVRELLKYHKTMQTALKGFRGGKFNIQKMMKKKMGM; from the coding sequence ATGGTAATGGAAAAACTCGGAGACTCCTTACAGGGGGCACTCAAGAAACTGATCGGCGCGGGGAGAATTGATGAGCGCACGGTCAATGAAGTAGTAAAAGACATTCAGAGGGCTTTGCTCCAGGCCGATGTTAACGTAAAACTTGTCATGGGGATGTCCCAGAGGATTAAAGAACGTGCAATGAAAGAAGAACCGCCTGCGGGTATGAATCCGAGGGAGCACGTAATCCGCATCGTGTACCAGGAACTGATGGAAATCATAGGGAAGGGGGCGGAGATCCAGCTCAAACCCCAGACCATCATGATGGTGGGGCTGCAGGGGAGCGGAAAAACCACAAGTGCTGCAAAACTTGCCCGCTATTTCCAGAGAAAAGGACTTAAAGCAGGTGTTGTTGCCGCAGATACTTTCAGGCCCGGAGCTTACCACCAGCTCAAGACTCTCGCTGAAAAACTCAATGTGGGTTTTTATGGAGAAGAAGGAAATCCCGATGCTGTCGAGATTACCAAAAACGGGCTTAAAGCCCTTGAAAAATACGATATAAGAATAGTGGATACTGCAGGCAGGCATGCCCTTGAAGCCGACCTGATAGAAGAAATGGAACGGATCCATGCTGTTGCAAAACCCGACCACAAGTTCATGGTTCTGGATGCAGGCATAGGGCAGCAGGCAAGCCAGCAGGCACATGCTTTCAACGACTCTGTGGGAATCACAGGAGTTATCATCACAAAACTGGACGGGACAGCAAAAGGTGGCGGAGCCCTTTCAGCCGTTTCCGAAACAAAGGCTCCGATTGCTTTTATCGGAGTTGGGGAAACCCCGGAAGACTTTGAAAAGTTCGAAGCTGACAGGTTCATTTCAAGGCTGCTCGGAATGGGAGACCTCAAGAGCCTGATGGAAAAAGCTGAAGAGAGCCTGAGCGAAGAAGACGTAAATGTCGAAGCCCTGATGCAGGGACGCTTCACCCTTAAGGATATGTACAAGCAACTCGAAGCGATGAACAAGATGGGCCCTCTCAAACAGATCATGTCCATGCTCCCAATGGGTATGGGAGGCATGAAGTTCTCAGACGAAATGTTCCAGGCTACCAGTGACAAAATGAAAAACTACAAGGTCATCATGGACTCGATGACAGAAGAGGAAATGACAGACCCAAGGGTCATAGGCGGATCAAGGATCAAGAGGATCTCGAAGGGTTCGGGCTGCAGCTCAGAGGACGTAAGGGAGCTTCTGAAATACCACAAAACCATGCAGACGGCTTTAAAAGGCTTCAGAGGAGGAAAATTCAATATTCAGAAAATGATGAAGAAGAAAATGGGGATGTAA